The genomic window GACTTGAAGGACGCCCTTAGGCATGTGCCACAATCTTCCAATTACCCTGATAATAAATCATTCTTTTATTCACAAAGCCCATACCTCACTGCGCTTACTTGATCTGCGTGTAAGTACTCTTAATCCATTCTCTTAAAATCGTGTAACAATGAAaagttttttaacttttaacttaatatatGTTATGTACAAATTCAACTCCTACATGTCTATGGGTCTGACCAGCTAAAATAATTCAACAGTTCTGTAACGCCTGAAATAAAATCACTGGTTAAAAGTTTTGTAGACGGCAGTTGACAACTGTCGTCGGGTTTCGATAAGTCAACGATGCACCAAGTGTTATTCCTTCGTCAAAATTTACTCTTCAAAGAGTACACATTATGTTATTTCCTACTACTCTTTTTAGAAATCTTCTTCGACCTGGTCAGATCTTCCTCATCCATTTTCATATAATGAGACTGTATATGCGCTAGCAACTTTTTTTCCCTAGAGAAATTTTCACCACACATGTTGCACGGatatttttctttgtctttTTCCTTAGACTCAGAGGGCCGAGGAAGAACGGACGATGAAGTCGATATCTGTGACTCTTGAATAATATTGTCAGTGGGGAGAACGTAAGACGGTTGCAGAAGCGGATCTACATTGATAAATGTAAAGAAACCGGTATCTTTCGGTGGGGCCACGTCTTCCAAAGTGACTGTATATGGCTCTTTCATATCAGGGTCTTCTCGCGCCTCATTTTTCGATTTCCTCGGTCGTTTCTTGGGTACTTCCACGTCAACGGCTTTAGCTTTCGTTGATATCAATAATTTACTAGGATTACCAGTCTGAACTATCGTATAAGACTGTTTCTTCATGGCCGGGGTTGTGAATGTCACAGGCGCTTCAGGGACGGGCGGTTCGTACAGTCTTGAGTTATGAGCCGTTTGGAAAAGCCCCACCGGATATGGCTGTGATTGATCATCCACATCTATCACGTCCGGACTTGGTGGCTTAAGGAGTGAACGACTATTTGACGCACCTACATTACTTACTATTTCATCCGATTTTCGTTTTTTACTACTTTTCTTGGATTCCGTCGGTGGTAATTGACTACTGACCGCTGCTTGTGCAGCCGAATTGTCTTCTACTAAAGTGAACATGTTGTTTGGGCCGGGTACTAATTTGAAACGACCATTAAGGTTGGGTAAAGATGGAAAATGAACAGATGGCGTAGCTGCGACTGGTGGATCTATGCTAGGAGCCTCAGCCGGTGCTTGTGATTTATTCGAATCAGAATCTTGAAACCGTCTCGTTTTACTAGCAGGTCCAATTTTAGGTCGAGGCTTAATTTTAGGCGGAGGTTCATAATTTTCTTCTTGCGCTTCACTACTCGCAAGTTTTTCGCTTTCAGACTTCTTGACTTTTTCTGTGAGAGACTTTTTCATATCACTAtctattttgatatatttaacaGTGGGTACTCTAGGTGGTTCCGGAGCTGGTATAGTCTTAGGTAAATCGAGTTTAGGACCACCATTTTTGGCACAATTGTGAGATTCAACAACTTCTTTTTTGAGGAAATTTCTATTACACAATTTACACTGAAATAATGTTCCTACACCATTCACTTTAATCATACTGATATGGTCCATGATGTTGAAAGGTTTTTTGGGTTCTTCTATCTTTTCTTCCTCACTCTCACTTTCTTGGTTAGCAGTAGGAGCTGGGTCATCATAATCAAAGCTTAACTGATTTATATTCTGTGTTTTAGTCCCAGAGACTTTCTTTCCATTATTAGTCTTTGATTTTGATGCCTCTGCTTCAGCTGCTTCTTCATGGGTTTTAAGTGTTGCATCATTATCTGGCTTTGTTGATTCTGCTTTTTTACTCACTATATCAGGTCTGGATCTAGTGAC from Anticarsia gemmatalis isolate Benzon Research Colony breed Stoneville strain chromosome 21, ilAntGemm2 primary, whole genome shotgun sequence includes these protein-coding regions:
- the LOC142982166 gene encoding uncharacterized protein LOC142982166, with the protein product MAKKKIKNKGKQVTKTVTSFDEISNEVIAAAYSAATPPLMPVFLKVCRLCESKDGPFLNIFDSEKVIAKKIDELMPFSVTENDDLPHKICFRCSAKLEELFEFIQKCIKTQESLRNAIGKTGTFVPKAKMAKKLWEEKLNKTNMSNDDICDALIKKAMEGIKAIPTSPDLEDETVPEVKKVTMNKELLALQRDFKVEPKSEDFDELKPRQSRLSHEKNVSKVTRSRPDIVSKKAESTKPDNDATLKTHEEAAEAEASKSKTNNGKKVSGTKTQNINQLSFDYDDPAPTANQESESEEEKIEEPKKPFNIMDHISMIKVNGVGTLFQCKLCNRNFLKKEVVESHNCAKNGGPKLDLPKTIPAPEPPRVPTVKYIKIDSDMKKSLTEKVKKSESEKLASSEAQEENYEPPPKIKPRPKIGPASKTRRFQDSDSNKSQAPAEAPSIDPPVAATPSVHFPSLPNLNGRFKLVPGPNNMFTLVEDNSAAQAAVSSQLPPTESKKSSKKRKSDEIVSNVGASNSRSLLKPPSPDVIDVDDQSQPYPVGLFQTAHNSRLYEPPVPEAPVTFTTPAMKKQSYTIVQTGNPSKLLISTKAKAVDVEVPKKRPRKSKNEAREDPDMKEPYTVTLEDVAPPKDTGFFTFINVDPLLQPSYVLPTDNIIQESQISTSSSVLPRPSESKEKDKEKYPCNMCGENFSREKKLLAHIQSHYMKMDEEDLTRSKKISKKSSRK